In the Gemmatimonadales bacterium genome, one interval contains:
- a CDS encoding M48 family metallopeptidase, with translation MTRPCRAGAVVCDPMPVVPRAASGRRAAVRTAGAALAAAALLLAAPVAAARAQSLLDRVRQAANVARTLLPISTAKEIEIGRGIAATIAGRFPVSTDAALTRYVNLVGLTVASQAPRPDITYRFAVLETPIVNAYAAPGGYIFITRGSLAMIQSEAELAGVLAHEVGHVNRRHVIEGIRKSDTMREVRNTVDIEGATLDRVVGTGADALFTGLSRGDELEADSLGLEYAAAAGYDPGGLAAFVGRLDQHAGEGPVSEFFATHPKPDERVERLVAIAQREGLSGGVTLEDRYRAIVK, from the coding sequence ATGACGCGCCCCTGCCGGGCCGGCGCGGTGGTCTGCGATCCGATGCCGGTCGTCCCGCGGGCGGCGAGCGGCCGGCGCGCCGCCGTCCGTACCGCCGGCGCCGCGCTCGCCGCCGCGGCCCTGCTCCTCGCCGCGCCCGTCGCGGCCGCGCGGGCGCAGAGCCTGCTGGACCGGGTCCGCCAGGCGGCCAACGTCGCCCGCACGCTGCTGCCCATCAGCACCGCCAAGGAGATCGAGATCGGCCGCGGCATCGCGGCGACCATCGCCGGGCGGTTCCCGGTCTCCACCGATGCCGCGCTCACCCGCTACGTCAACCTGGTCGGGCTCACCGTCGCGAGCCAGGCGCCGCGGCCCGACATCACCTACCGGTTCGCCGTGCTGGAGACGCCGATCGTCAACGCGTACGCGGCGCCCGGCGGCTACATCTTCATCACCCGCGGCTCGCTGGCCATGATCCAGAGCGAGGCCGAGCTGGCGGGCGTGCTCGCGCACGAGGTCGGGCACGTCAACCGGCGGCACGTGATCGAGGGGATCCGCAAGTCGGACACGATGCGCGAGGTCCGCAACACGGTGGACATCGAGGGCGCGACGCTGGACCGCGTCGTGGGCACCGGGGCCGACGCCCTGTTCACCGGGCTGTCGCGCGGCGACGAGCTGGAGGCCGACAGCCTCGGACTGGAGTACGCCGCCGCCGCGGGCTACGACCCCGGCGGACTGGCGGCCTTCGTGGGCCGGCTCGACCAGCACGCGGGCGAGGGCCCGGTGTCGGAGTTCTTCGCCACCCATCCCAAGCCGGACGAGCGCGTGGAGCGGCTGGTCGCCATCGCCCAGCGCGAGGGGCTCTCGGGCGGCGTGACGCTCGAGGACCGCTACCGGGCGATCGTGAAGTAG
- a CDS encoding adenylate/guanylate cyclase domain-containing protein — MRPGVRRSLLGLAVGALVALLLVVLRGTYPAQSFELKTLDWRFRTLHDAARADTDIVIVDVDNLSLDDLRPTLGRFPWTRSAWVKLIEYLRVGGARAIGFDFTFPDPDLAHPAADDSFAVAERAAGTVVQTLTFQSELDAARARRQAAFRQDSAALLRLRDFGVDAAGPAAADYQFVETPYRALLEGSRAVGSINFTPDPVDGTARRSPLLYRFRGRDYPTFGLAVAMVADSARFAGGPIARGPDALRFRRLEVPLDHGALLLHWRGPYRDPNRASHPETYRIFPFAQVLHSYDQEVAGESPEVPLATFRGKVVFVGASGSGLFEARANPFGPADPGVLIHATLADNLLTGDFLRRARPVLNVGATVLAALLAGVAASFIASVWWSVAAGIVLAAAYLGLTFWLFGAGGIWLDAAAPTLAVLLTFTGGMAANYFTEGRHKRQIREMFSKYVAPEYVAQLAEDPSKITLGGRRAELTILFSDIRGFTSISEKLEPHEVIEFLNEYLSLMAAIVKQKGGTLDKFIGDAVMAFWGEPVHHPDHADRAADCALAMQATTAELAARWVAEGKPDIHIGVGINTAEVVVGNIGSVEHKLDYTVIGDGVNLASRLESANKEFKTGIIISEFTLAKLGDRFEVRALGDVKVKGKEKPVAIFELLGRSAARAPAAGAAVAGAAT, encoded by the coding sequence ATGCGTCCCGGAGTCCGCAGGAGCCTGCTCGGCCTCGCCGTCGGTGCCCTGGTCGCCCTGCTGCTGGTGGTGCTGCGCGGCACCTATCCCGCGCAGTCGTTCGAGCTGAAGACGCTCGACTGGCGGTTCCGCACGCTCCACGATGCGGCACGGGCCGACACGGACATCGTGATCGTGGACGTGGACAACCTGAGCCTCGACGACCTGCGCCCGACCCTCGGCCGCTTTCCCTGGACCCGCAGCGCCTGGGTGAAGCTGATCGAATACCTGCGGGTGGGTGGGGCACGGGCCATCGGGTTCGACTTCACCTTCCCCGATCCCGACCTCGCGCATCCCGCCGCCGACGACTCCTTCGCCGTCGCCGAGCGGGCGGCGGGCACCGTGGTCCAGACCCTCACCTTCCAGAGCGAGCTCGACGCCGCCCGGGCGCGGCGCCAGGCCGCCTTCCGCCAGGACAGCGCCGCGCTGCTGCGGCTCCGGGACTTCGGCGTCGACGCGGCCGGCCCGGCGGCCGCCGACTACCAGTTCGTGGAGACGCCGTATCGCGCGCTGCTCGAGGGCTCGCGCGCCGTGGGCTCGATCAACTTCACGCCCGACCCGGTGGACGGGACCGCCCGGCGCTCCCCCCTGCTCTACCGCTTCCGGGGGCGCGACTATCCCACCTTCGGCCTGGCGGTCGCGATGGTGGCCGACAGCGCGCGCTTCGCCGGCGGCCCCATCGCCCGGGGACCGGACGCGCTGCGGTTCCGCCGCCTGGAGGTGCCGCTGGACCACGGGGCGCTCCTGCTCCACTGGCGGGGCCCCTACCGCGACCCGAACCGCGCGAGCCACCCGGAGACGTACCGCATCTTCCCCTTCGCGCAGGTCCTGCACAGCTACGACCAGGAGGTCGCGGGCGAGTCGCCGGAGGTGCCGCTCGCCACCTTCCGCGGGAAGGTCGTCTTCGTCGGCGCGTCGGGATCCGGACTGTTCGAGGCGCGGGCGAACCCGTTCGGCCCGGCCGACCCCGGCGTGCTGATCCACGCCACGCTCGCCGACAACCTGCTGACGGGGGACTTCCTGCGCCGCGCCCGGCCGGTGCTGAACGTGGGCGCGACGGTGCTGGCGGCGCTGCTGGCCGGTGTCGCCGCGTCGTTCATCGCGTCGGTGTGGTGGAGCGTGGCCGCGGGCATCGTCCTGGCGGCCGCCTACCTCGGCCTCACCTTCTGGCTGTTCGGGGCCGGAGGGATCTGGCTCGACGCCGCGGCGCCCACGCTCGCGGTGCTGCTGACCTTCACCGGCGGCATGGCGGCGAACTACTTCACCGAGGGGCGCCACAAGCGGCAGATCCGCGAGATGTTCTCCAAGTACGTGGCGCCCGAATACGTGGCGCAGCTGGCGGAGGACCCCTCGAAGATCACGCTCGGGGGGCGGCGCGCGGAGCTGACCATCCTGTTCAGCGACATCCGCGGCTTCACCTCCATCTCCGAGAAGCTGGAGCCGCACGAGGTGATCGAGTTCCTCAACGAGTACCTGTCGCTGATGGCCGCCATCGTCAAGCAGAAGGGCGGCACGCTCGACAAGTTCATCGGCGACGCGGTGATGGCGTTCTGGGGCGAGCCGGTGCACCACCCCGACCACGCCGATCGCGCCGCCGACTGTGCGCTGGCGATGCAGGCCACCACGGCGGAGCTGGCCGCGCGGTGGGTGGCGGAGGGCAAGCCGGACATCCACATTGGCGTGGGGATCAACACCGCTGAGGTCGTCGTGGGCAACATCGGCTCGGTGGAGCACAAGCTCGACTACACGGTGATCGGCGACGGGGTGAACCTGGCCTCGCGGCTCGAGAGCGCGAACAAGGAATTCAAGACCGGCATCATCATCAGCGAGTTCACCCTGGCGAAGCTCGGCGACCGGTTCGAGGTGCGCGCGCTGGGTGACGTCAAGGTGAAGGGAAAGGAGAAACCCGTGGCCATCTTCGAGCTGCTCGGCCGGAGCGCCGCGCGGGCGCCCGCGGCGGGCGCCGCGGTGGCGGGAGCGGCGACGTGA
- the aceK gene encoding bifunctional isocitrate dehydrogenase kinase/phosphatase: MSREDAPARAATAAIEAGFELAGRRFRQITARARARFERREWRGAQRDAAERIRLYERVVARVADRIRRTLGARVADRTAWAAMKAAYAPRIAARPDAELAATFFNSITRRVRATVGVDPGIEFLHADYQALAGAAWPPPFATYPGGDSLAELLERILRSLPFAASFQDLPWDARHAAAALEDALRRAAGTSAVSAAEVLRSVFYRNKGAYVVGRLRAGSAVVPLVLALLHGERGVFVDAVLPTSDEASVVFGFTRAYFHVAMERPAGVVEFLGSIMPLKHTDELYTAVGHKHHGKTELFRALQRHLERPDARFEPAVGDKGLVMSVFALPSFGLVFKVIRDSFGPAKTVTRRAVLDGYRLVFVHDRVGRLADAQEFEHLEFPRSRFAPPVLDELLREAPSAVAVAGDRVVVRHCYTERQVTPLNLYLARAAPAEARGAILDYGDAVKDLAAANIFAGDLLLKNFGVTRHGRVIFYDYDELCLLTECRFRPLPQAPTAEDELAAEPWFYVGDRDVFPEEFLPFLLPPGPLRDAFLSAHRDLLTVEFWTDMQARQQAGEVVDFLPYRPERRLPRRAAP; the protein is encoded by the coding sequence ATGTCCCGGGAGGATGCGCCGGCCCGCGCGGCGACCGCCGCGATCGAGGCCGGCTTCGAGCTGGCGGGCCGCCGGTTCCGCCAGATCACGGCCCGCGCGCGGGCGCGCTTCGAGCGGCGCGAGTGGCGCGGCGCGCAGCGCGACGCCGCGGAGCGGATCCGGCTCTACGAGCGGGTCGTGGCGCGCGTGGCGGACCGGATCCGGCGCACGCTGGGCGCCCGGGTCGCCGACCGGACGGCGTGGGCCGCGATGAAGGCGGCGTACGCCCCCCGCATCGCCGCGCGCCCCGACGCCGAGCTCGCCGCCACCTTCTTCAACTCCATCACGCGCCGCGTCCGCGCCACCGTCGGCGTGGATCCGGGGATCGAGTTCCTTCACGCGGACTACCAGGCCCTCGCCGGGGCGGCGTGGCCCCCGCCTTTCGCCACCTACCCGGGCGGCGACTCGCTCGCAGAGCTGCTCGAGCGCATCCTGCGCAGCCTGCCGTTCGCGGCCTCGTTCCAGGACCTGCCCTGGGACGCGCGGCACGCCGCGGCCGCGCTCGAGGATGCCCTGCGCCGGGCCGCCGGCACCTCCGCGGTGTCGGCCGCCGAGGTGCTCCGCTCCGTCTTCTACCGCAACAAGGGCGCGTACGTCGTGGGCCGGCTGCGGGCCGGCAGCGCCGTCGTGCCGCTGGTGCTCGCCCTGCTCCACGGCGAGCGCGGCGTGTTCGTGGATGCCGTGCTCCCCACCAGCGACGAGGCGAGCGTCGTCTTCGGGTTCACCCGCGCCTACTTCCACGTCGCGATGGAGCGCCCCGCCGGAGTCGTCGAGTTCCTGGGCTCGATCATGCCGCTGAAGCACACCGACGAGCTGTACACCGCCGTGGGTCACAAGCACCACGGGAAGACCGAGCTGTTCCGGGCGCTGCAGCGCCACCTCGAGCGCCCCGACGCCCGGTTCGAGCCGGCCGTGGGCGACAAGGGCCTGGTGATGAGCGTCTTCGCGCTCCCGTCGTTCGGCCTCGTGTTCAAGGTGATCCGGGACAGCTTCGGGCCCGCCAAGACCGTGACCCGGCGCGCGGTGCTCGACGGCTATCGCCTGGTCTTCGTGCACGACCGGGTGGGGCGGCTCGCCGACGCACAGGAGTTCGAGCACCTCGAGTTCCCGCGCTCGCGCTTCGCGCCGCCCGTCCTCGACGAGCTGCTGCGCGAGGCACCGTCTGCGGTCGCCGTCGCGGGGGACCGCGTCGTCGTGCGCCACTGCTACACCGAGCGCCAGGTGACGCCCCTCAACCTCTATCTCGCCCGCGCGGCCCCGGCCGAGGCCCGGGGCGCGATCCTGGACTACGGCGACGCCGTGAAGGACCTGGCCGCCGCCAACATCTTCGCCGGCGACCTGCTGCTCAAGAACTTCGGCGTCACCCGCCACGGGCGCGTCATCTTCTACGACTACGACGAGCTGTGCCTCCTCACCGAGTGCCGGTTCCGTCCGCTGCCCCAGGCACCCACGGCCGAGGACGAGCTCGCGGCCGAGCCCTGGTTCTACGTCGGCGACCGGGACGTCTTCCCCGAGGAGTTCCTGCCGTTCCTGCTGCCGCCCGGCCCGCTGCGCGACGCCTTCCTCTCCGCCCACCGCGACCTGCTGACGGTGGAGTTCTGGACCGACATGCAGGCCAGGCAGCAGGCCGGCGAGGTGGTGGATTTCCTGCCCTATCGTCCGGAACGCCGGCTCCCACGGCGCGCGGCGCCGTAA
- a CDS encoding NAD(P)H-dependent oxidoreductase subunit E, which yields MLHVESATLDEAFARFDDRRENLIPILQDIQATYSYLPEDLLRRVSRKLQVPLPQVYQVATFYRCFSLKPRGKHVVQVCLGTACHVRGGTRILERVQTETGLTDVGTSPDLEFVVETVRCLGCCGLAPVLRVDRDVYATLEQSKVKRVLDRYRSGRRSAQKGASRD from the coding sequence ATGCTCCACGTCGAGAGCGCCACCCTGGATGAGGCCTTCGCGCGGTTCGACGACCGGCGCGAGAATCTCATCCCGATCCTGCAGGACATCCAAGCCACCTACTCCTATCTGCCCGAGGACCTCCTGCGGCGCGTCTCGCGCAAGCTGCAGGTCCCGCTGCCGCAGGTCTACCAGGTCGCCACGTTCTACCGCTGCTTCAGCCTCAAGCCGCGCGGCAAGCACGTGGTGCAGGTGTGCCTCGGCACCGCGTGCCACGTGCGGGGCGGGACGCGCATCCTGGAGCGGGTCCAGACCGAGACCGGCCTCACGGACGTCGGCACCAGCCCCGACCTCGAGTTCGTCGTCGAGACCGTGCGCTGCCTCGGCTGCTGCGGCCTGGCGCCGGTGCTGCGCGTGGACCGGGACGTGTACGCGACGCTCGAGCAGTCCAAGGTGAAGCGGGTGCTCGACCGCTACCGGTCGGGCCGGCGCTCGGCGCAGAAGGGGGCGTCCCGTGACTGA